In Salana multivorans, a single genomic region encodes these proteins:
- a CDS encoding beta-glucosidase family protein: MNVALTSSADPVEPWRDASRSPGERADALIAEMSLPEKLGQLVGLWVGADADAGEVAPNQDEMTKDLPTFAEAIVDGLGQLTRPFGTAPIDPVMGARSLARSQRAVMAANRFGIPAQVHEECLAGFAAWGATAYPIPLSWGATFDPELVEEMAGQIGRAMRSVGVHQGLAPVLDVVRDYRWGRVEESIGEDPFLVGSVGAAYVRGLERSGVVATLKHFAGYSGSRAGRNHAPVSAGPRELAEVFYPPFEMALREGGARSVMNSYAEVDGVPAAADEARLTGLLREQWGFEGVVVADYFAVAFLRAMHAVATSDAHAAHLALRAGIDVELPSVATYGTPLLEAVSDGTIPEELVDRAVRRVLVQKIELGLLDPDYEPEVAETIDLDRAEQRDLALRLAREAVVLVENDGVLPLAPDASLAVVGPVADDPFAMLGCYSFPAHVGVHHPDRPMGIEVPSVLAELRATRPGPVSHAVGCDVKEPGRSGFDEAVAAARGADVVVVALGDRAGLFGRGTSGEGCDAPDLHLPGEQEELLEAILATGARVVLLLLAGRPYALGRFAGRVAAIVQCFFPGQLGARAVADVLTGRVNPSGHLPVQIPREAGAQPGTYLAPPLGRASAVSNLDPDALFAFGHGLSYADLTWGDVTSSGERWPTDGTTTLAVTLGNDTDREVSDVVQVYLQGPAAAVTRPVERLVAFHRVTLAPGERRRVDVELHADLTSFVGLTDRVVEPGRVRLGVARSSRDWHATLELDLVGPSRRVGPDRVLSPTVSCVALG, encoded by the coding sequence ATGAATGTCGCCCTTACGTCGTCCGCCGACCCCGTCGAACCCTGGCGGGACGCGTCCCGGTCGCCCGGGGAGCGAGCCGACGCACTGATCGCGGAGATGAGCCTGCCCGAGAAGCTGGGCCAGCTCGTCGGCCTGTGGGTCGGTGCCGACGCCGACGCGGGCGAGGTCGCCCCGAACCAGGACGAGATGACCAAGGACCTCCCGACGTTCGCCGAGGCGATCGTCGACGGTCTGGGGCAGCTCACCCGCCCGTTCGGCACGGCGCCGATCGACCCGGTGATGGGCGCGCGCTCGCTCGCGCGCTCGCAGCGGGCGGTGATGGCCGCGAACCGGTTCGGCATCCCGGCGCAGGTGCACGAGGAGTGTCTGGCCGGGTTCGCGGCCTGGGGTGCGACGGCGTATCCGATCCCGCTGTCCTGGGGTGCGACGTTCGATCCGGAGCTGGTGGAGGAGATGGCCGGGCAGATCGGTCGGGCGATGCGCTCGGTCGGGGTGCACCAGGGGCTCGCGCCGGTCCTCGACGTCGTGCGCGACTACCGGTGGGGGCGCGTGGAGGAGTCGATCGGCGAGGACCCGTTCCTGGTGGGGTCGGTCGGGGCCGCGTACGTGCGGGGGCTCGAGCGGTCGGGCGTCGTGGCGACGCTGAAGCACTTCGCGGGGTACTCGGGGTCGCGGGCGGGGCGTAACCATGCGCCGGTCTCGGCGGGGCCGAGGGAGCTGGCGGAGGTGTTCTACCCGCCGTTCGAGATGGCGTTGCGCGAGGGTGGGGCGCGGTCGGTGATGAACTCCTACGCGGAGGTCGACGGGGTCCCCGCGGCCGCCGACGAGGCGCGGCTCACCGGGCTCCTGCGCGAGCAGTGGGGCTTCGAGGGCGTCGTGGTCGCCGACTACTTCGCCGTCGCCTTCCTCCGGGCCATGCACGCGGTCGCCACGTCGGACGCGCACGCGGCCCACCTCGCGCTGCGTGCCGGGATCGACGTCGAGCTGCCGTCCGTCGCCACGTACGGAACGCCCCTCCTGGAGGCGGTGAGCGACGGGACGATCCCGGAGGAGCTCGTCGACCGGGCCGTGCGGCGGGTCCTCGTGCAGAAGATCGAGCTCGGCCTGCTCGACCCCGACTACGAGCCCGAGGTCGCCGAGACGATCGACCTGGACCGCGCCGAGCAGCGGGACCTCGCGCTCCGGCTCGCCCGCGAGGCGGTCGTGCTCGTCGAGAACGACGGCGTGCTCCCGCTGGCGCCGGACGCCTCGCTCGCCGTCGTCGGTCCCGTGGCCGACGACCCGTTCGCGATGCTCGGCTGCTACTCCTTCCCGGCGCACGTCGGCGTCCACCACCCGGACCGCCCGATGGGGATCGAGGTGCCGAGCGTCCTGGCGGAGCTGCGGGCGACCCGTCCGGGGCCGGTGAGCCACGCCGTCGGGTGCGACGTCAAGGAGCCCGGGCGGTCCGGGTTCGACGAGGCGGTCGCGGCGGCGCGGGGCGCGGACGTCGTCGTCGTCGCGCTGGGCGACCGCGCCGGGCTGTTCGGCCGGGGCACGTCCGGCGAGGGCTGCGACGCCCCCGACCTGCACCTGCCGGGTGAGCAGGAGGAGCTGCTCGAGGCGATCCTCGCCACGGGCGCCCGGGTCGTCCTGCTCCTCCTCGCCGGACGTCCCTACGCCCTCGGCCGGTTCGCCGGCCGCGTCGCGGCCATCGTCCAGTGCTTCTTCCCCGGCCAGCTCGGCGCGCGGGCCGTCGCCGACGTGCTGACGGGACGGGTGAACCCGTCGGGCCACCTTCCGGTGCAGATCCCGCGCGAGGCCGGCGCGCAGCCCGGCACGTACCTCGCGCCGCCGCTCGGCCGGGCGTCCGCGGTCTCGAACCTCGACCCCGACGCGCTCTTCGCGTTCGGTCACGGCCTCTCCTACGCCGACCTCACCTGGGGCGACGTCACCTCCTCGGGCGAGCGGTGGCCGACCGACGGGACCACGACGCTCGCCGTGACCCTCGGCAACGACACCGACCGCGAGGTGAGCGACGTCGTCCAGGTCTACCTGCAGGGCCCGGCGGCGGCGGTGACCCGCCCGGTCGAGCGGCTCGTCGCCTTCCACCGGGTCACCCTCGCCCCCGGCGAGAGGCGCCGCGTCGACGTCGAGCTGCACGCCGACCTCACGTCCTTCGTCGGGCTGACGGACCGCGTGGTCGAGCCGGGACGGGTCCGCCTCGGCGTCGCCCGGTCGAGCCGGGACTGGCACGCGACGCTCGAGCTCGACCTCGTCGGTCCGTCCCGACGGGTCGGGCCCGACCGGGTGCTGAGCCCGACGGTGTCCTGCGTCGCGCTGGGTTGA
- a CDS encoding LacI family DNA-binding transcriptional regulator produces the protein MVTMSDVARLAGVSVMTVSNVLNDRPYVKTSTRDRVLAAVAELGYEINLSARHLRSGQTGTVGLIVPRFSHPYFAELADALASELTARGRHLAVEQSEASREHELAALSRARLQRYDAVVLSVAGLEREELATLAESPPVVLLGEREMPARFDHLQLANIEGARLATTRLLDSGARRVAVVGGDLQRDDATARLRTDGWIAAHEERGLPVDERLVLSDGRYSAEEAHDAVIAAHAAGLDPDGYFAITDDIATGVLAALHRLGRAVPEEIGVVGYDNLVASAWTVPALTTIDAGRAEVARTIADLIERRIADPSASPRHLVGQVRLIERDSVAPLP, from the coding sequence ATGGTCACGATGAGCGACGTGGCGCGCCTCGCGGGCGTCTCCGTGATGACCGTCTCCAACGTGCTGAACGACCGCCCGTACGTCAAGACGTCGACCCGGGACCGGGTCCTGGCCGCGGTCGCCGAGCTCGGCTACGAGATCAACCTGAGCGCGCGCCACCTGCGCTCGGGCCAGACCGGGACGGTCGGGCTGATCGTGCCGCGGTTCTCCCACCCCTACTTCGCCGAGCTCGCCGACGCGCTCGCCTCGGAGCTCACCGCCAGGGGACGCCACCTCGCCGTCGAGCAGTCGGAGGCGTCGCGGGAGCACGAGCTCGCGGCGCTCTCCCGCGCGCGCCTGCAGCGCTACGACGCCGTCGTGCTGAGCGTGGCCGGCCTCGAGCGGGAGGAGCTCGCGACGCTCGCCGAGTCGCCGCCCGTCGTGCTCCTCGGCGAGCGGGAGATGCCGGCCAGGTTCGACCACCTGCAGCTCGCGAACATCGAGGGCGCCCGGCTCGCGACCACCCGCCTGCTCGACTCGGGGGCTCGCCGCGTCGCGGTCGTCGGGGGTGACCTCCAGCGCGACGACGCGACGGCCCGCCTCCGGACCGACGGCTGGATCGCGGCGCACGAGGAGCGCGGCCTGCCCGTCGACGAGCGGCTCGTGCTGAGCGACGGACGCTACAGCGCGGAGGAGGCCCACGACGCGGTGATCGCGGCGCACGCCGCCGGCCTCGACCCGGACGGCTACTTCGCCATCACCGACGACATCGCGACCGGCGTCCTCGCGGCGCTCCACCGGCTGGGCCGCGCGGTGCCGGAGGAGATCGGCGTCGTCGGGTACGACAACCTGGTCGCCTCGGCGTGGACCGTCCCGGCCCTCACGACGATCGACGCGGGGCGGGCCGAGGTGGCGCGCACGATCGCCGACCTCATCGAGCGGCGGATCGCCGACCCCTCGGCCTCACCCCGGCACCTCGTCGGGCAGGTCCGCCTGATCGAGCGGGACTCGGTGGCACCCCTGCCCTGA
- a CDS encoding glycosyl hydrolase family 95 catalytic domain-containing protein: MAPPSPPRTAADGPARHRLTAATPAHAWTEAYPLGNGTIGAMCWGGPDVDRTQVNDATCWSGSPDSARGEVADDGPARLARARAALAEGDVRAAEEELRRLQGGFSQSFQPLVDIEITREGADRLPAGQEAPPLGTRTLDLARAVAEHTWEHDGVRTTQLTFVSHPAQALVLHRTSSAAESLLVRLTSPHPSTTVTARIVADPDDVAGRPAGARIDLVTRMPHELLPWQAGAVQPLRYDGPAVSAVATAHVRTDGRLVAVDGGIRVEDASTLTLVLATATDAGGDDDRAPCHGDTGILLARAGDTATVAAERSVPDLLAEHVADHAALFDRVDVELGEDEHDELVARLFAYGRYLLIAGSRPGTPPLTLQGIWNESRTPPWNSDYTLNINLEMNYWPAHTTGLSECADALADWVRVLAARGRDAARGLYDAPGWVAHHNSDQWGFALPTGRGDDELSWSFWPMGGVWLARQLLETAEFTGRRSDAEAVWPTVAGAVEFTLAWLQPMPDGTLGTTPSTSPENDYLAPDGRPSAVTTSATSDIELVRDLLDGVLALPRDLVGAELHDRVARAHAALPPTRVLADGRIAEWHGDPPESDPLHRHQSHLAGLFPGRSITRATPELARAASATLDARGEDSTGWSLAWRLCLRARLGQPEHVARLFERFTRTVPPTVTDVGLSGGIYPNLFCAHPPFQIDGNLGVTAAVAEALVQSHERDDDGVRLVRLLPACPWRSGSARGLRLRGGGRLDLGWAAGEPVRVALGADRDVTYRLLSPTGGAREVELSGGSTVSLALS; the protein is encoded by the coding sequence ATGGCTCCTCCCAGCCCGCCGCGGACGGCGGCCGACGGACCCGCTCGCCACCGACTGACCGCCGCGACGCCGGCGCACGCGTGGACGGAGGCCTACCCGCTGGGCAACGGGACGATCGGCGCGATGTGCTGGGGCGGGCCGGACGTCGACCGGACCCAGGTCAACGACGCCACGTGCTGGAGCGGTTCGCCGGACTCGGCGCGCGGCGAGGTGGCCGACGACGGGCCGGCGCGGCTCGCCCGGGCGCGCGCCGCCCTCGCGGAGGGCGACGTCCGAGCGGCCGAGGAGGAGCTGCGCCGGCTCCAGGGCGGCTTCAGCCAGTCGTTCCAGCCGCTGGTGGACATCGAGATCACCCGCGAGGGCGCCGACCGCCTCCCGGCCGGTCAGGAGGCTCCCCCGCTGGGGACCCGCACCCTCGACCTCGCGCGCGCCGTCGCCGAGCACACCTGGGAGCACGACGGGGTCCGCACCACCCAGCTCACCTTCGTCAGCCACCCGGCCCAGGCGCTGGTGCTGCACCGCACGTCGTCCGCCGCCGAGAGCCTGCTCGTGCGGCTGACCTCCCCGCACCCCTCGACCACCGTCACCGCGAGGATCGTCGCGGACCCGGACGACGTGGCAGGCAGGCCGGCCGGGGCGAGGATCGACCTCGTCACCCGGATGCCCCACGAGCTGCTGCCGTGGCAGGCCGGTGCCGTCCAGCCGCTGCGCTACGACGGCCCGGCCGTCAGCGCCGTCGCGACGGCGCACGTGCGCACGGACGGGCGGCTCGTCGCCGTCGACGGCGGGATCCGGGTCGAGGACGCCTCGACGCTCACCCTCGTCCTCGCGACGGCCACCGACGCCGGCGGTGACGACGACCGGGCGCCCTGCCACGGCGACACCGGCATCCTCCTGGCGCGGGCCGGCGACACCGCGACCGTCGCCGCCGAGCGGTCCGTCCCCGACCTGCTGGCGGAGCACGTGGCGGACCACGCCGCGCTGTTCGACCGCGTCGACGTCGAGCTGGGCGAGGACGAGCACGACGAGCTGGTCGCCCGGCTGTTCGCCTACGGGCGCTACCTCCTGATCGCTGGGTCGCGCCCGGGGACGCCGCCGCTGACCCTCCAGGGCATCTGGAACGAGTCGCGGACGCCGCCGTGGAACAGCGACTACACCCTCAACATCAACCTCGAGATGAACTACTGGCCGGCGCACACCACCGGGCTGTCCGAGTGCGCCGACGCCCTCGCCGACTGGGTGCGCGTGCTCGCCGCGCGGGGACGGGACGCCGCGCGCGGCCTCTACGACGCCCCGGGGTGGGTCGCGCACCACAACAGCGACCAGTGGGGGTTCGCCCTGCCGACGGGCCGCGGTGACGACGAGCTGAGCTGGTCGTTCTGGCCGATGGGCGGGGTGTGGCTGGCGCGGCAGCTCCTGGAGACCGCGGAGTTCACCGGGCGGCGCAGCGACGCCGAGGCCGTCTGGCCCACCGTCGCGGGGGCGGTCGAGTTCACCCTGGCCTGGCTGCAGCCCATGCCGGACGGGACCCTCGGCACGACGCCCTCGACGAGCCCCGAGAACGACTACCTGGCTCCGGACGGGCGGCCGAGCGCCGTCACGACGTCCGCCACCAGCGACATCGAGCTGGTCCGGGACCTGCTCGACGGTGTGCTCGCCCTGCCCCGCGACCTGGTCGGTGCCGAGCTGCACGACCGGGTCGCCCGCGCTCACGCCGCGCTCCCCCCGACCCGCGTGCTGGCGGACGGCCGCATCGCCGAGTGGCACGGCGACCCGCCCGAGTCCGACCCGCTGCACCGGCACCAGTCCCACCTCGCCGGCCTGTTCCCCGGTCGCAGCATCACCCGGGCGACGCCCGAGCTGGCCCGCGCGGCGTCCGCGACGCTCGACGCCAGGGGCGAGGACAGCACCGGGTGGTCGCTCGCGTGGCGCCTGTGCCTCCGCGCTCGGCTCGGGCAGCCGGAGCACGTCGCCCGGCTGTTCGAGCGGTTCACCCGGACGGTGCCGCCGACCGTCACCGACGTCGGGCTCAGCGGCGGGATCTACCCCAACCTGTTCTGCGCCCACCCGCCGTTCCAGATCGACGGGAACCTGGGCGTGACGGCCGCGGTCGCCGAGGCGCTGGTGCAGTCGCACGAGCGCGACGACGACGGCGTCCGGCTCGTCCGGCTCCTTCCCGCCTGCCCGTGGCGCTCGGGCAGCGCACGCGGGCTCCGGCTGCGCGGCGGTGGACGCCTCGACCTGGGCTGGGCCGCCGGCGAGCCCGTCCGCGTCGCGCTCGGCGCCGATCGCGACGTCACCTACCGTCTCCTCTCGCCCACCGGTGGCGCGCGGGAGGTCGAGCTGTCGGGCGGGTCGACGGTGAGCCTCGCGCTGTCCTGA
- a CDS encoding DUF624 domain-containing protein, giving the protein MDVDGSGAGRMVRAARTINRCVVLGLCLALACAPSVVVGLFVSATPLGLMLYVLGLVAVAPALSAGLYAVRGWRRDPGAGSARLFLRGYRMNVVDVLRWWVPTLVAAAVLAVNVGYAGDHVAGPLLRAAGIAAGVVLALWAGNALVVSSFFSFRTRDVARIAAAEMFLSWRVTLGLACLLLVAAAAVYVAGDGAMLLLAWVFVVLLELVARPLVAHVTARFTPAEPDAG; this is encoded by the coding sequence ATGGACGTCGACGGCTCGGGCGCCGGCCGGATGGTGCGGGCGGCACGGACGATCAACCGGTGCGTCGTGCTCGGGCTCTGCCTGGCCCTGGCGTGCGCGCCCAGCGTCGTCGTCGGTCTCTTCGTCAGCGCGACGCCGCTCGGTCTCATGCTCTACGTCCTCGGCCTCGTCGCCGTCGCTCCCGCGCTCTCGGCCGGTCTCTACGCGGTCCGCGGGTGGCGTCGGGATCCCGGCGCGGGGTCGGCGCGCCTGTTCCTGCGCGGGTACCGGATGAACGTCGTCGACGTGCTGCGCTGGTGGGTGCCGACGCTCGTCGCCGCCGCGGTGCTCGCGGTGAACGTCGGCTACGCGGGCGACCACGTCGCCGGGCCGCTGCTGCGCGCGGCCGGGATCGCCGCCGGCGTCGTCCTCGCGCTGTGGGCGGGCAACGCGCTCGTCGTCTCCTCCTTCTTCTCCTTCCGGACGCGTGACGTCGCGCGGATCGCCGCGGCCGAGATGTTCCTGTCCTGGCGGGTCACGCTGGGGCTCGCCTGTCTGCTGCTCGTCGCCGCCGCGGCGGTGTACGTGGCGGGGGACGGGGCGATGCTGCTGCTCGCGTGGGTGTTCGTCGTCCTGCTCGAGCTGGTCGCCCGTCCGCTCGTCGCTCACGTCACGGCCCGGTTCACCCCCGCGGAGCCGGACGCCGGCTAG